taaagaaatataatctGTAGATATGAATAGAGGATATGGACCTGAGTTTCTCGAAGTGAAATGTAAACAAACAAAAGTCACGTGCGTTATCGATGACTGAAGGTTACAGTTTTAGGGTCAAGAGGGGTGCCATCTTTTCCAATTCCGTTTTCGTCCAATTGTTGTTGGGTATATTGGTATCTAGCTTGATCGAATGTTAAATTACTATTGTccattattcttttgaCCTCTTCCTTTGCATTTTGCAGTAACCCTTGTCTttgatcattatttgaGATATTTTCCCCTATATCAAATGTGCTACTGCTAAGGCCATTTTCCAAGTCATCTTCAAAGCCATTCTCATCGGATGGGATTCTACTAAAACGTAATCGTCTTCTAGTCCTATATCTATCATGTGCTGCTGCCAATTTGTGTCTAAAATGGAATAAAACTATGACCGTAATTATAAAAAACACTAACATTACATGATGTGTTTTTACTTTCGCTTTAGTGTCAGCATAGTAATCATAAAAAGATGATGACTCTTCTACTTCTGTATTCCGTATcgaattcattattaagaatTGATACTAATGGTCCTACTGGGATTTAATCCTTAAACCTGAAGTTAAGTGAGTGcattttattgattatgtAATACTAACACTAAATGTTTTACGTAGAGCTATTGACTTTACTCTTGAACTAGTATAGTTATACCAGCTCAGTCCGATATATAATTAAAGCTTCTCTGTTCAGGTGTTCACAATTTATTAGCGTAggaaattttcaagtctCTGCCACCGTAATTGTAGTTGTCTAAATTAGTTATTGCTAATTCTGCGAGCTCTTCTAATTCGAATTGGATAACAGCATTACCTGAGGGCTTACCGGCTTCATTGTATTGGACCTCTGCATTTGCAACCCTTCCAATAGTTTCGAATAATTCGTataaatcatcaacattaGTGACCCATGGCAAATTTGAGACGAAAATTGTGTTTGATTTTTCACCATCACCGGTCACATTTTCAGTGAACTCTGTATTTTCATGCGTAGCTTCTGTGTTTTCATTCGGGTTCGAAGATACAATATCTGAGCTGCTATTGCGTTCTTGGCTGTAAACACGTCCCGGACGAGTGTCAAGTTGTCTGCCCTCGATTTCAAATCCTTGAAATTCTTCGACTGCTCTAGCcgcttcttcttcagtaCTAAATACGACAGTACCAAAACCTCTT
This is a stretch of genomic DNA from Debaryomyces hansenii CBS767 chromosome G complete sequence. It encodes these proteins:
- a CDS encoding DEHA2G11022p (similar to CA5620|IPF511 Candida albicans IPF511); this translates as MNSIRNTEVEESSSFYDYYADTKAKVKTHHVMLVFFIITVIVLFHFRHKLAAAHDRYRTRRRLRFSRIPSDENGFEDDLENGLSSSTFDIGENISNNDQRQGLSQNAKEEVKRIMDNSNLTFDQARYQYTQQQLDENGIGKDGTPLDPKTVTFSHR